The following are encoded together in the Triticum dicoccoides isolate Atlit2015 ecotype Zavitan chromosome 6B, WEW_v2.0, whole genome shotgun sequence genome:
- the LOC119321942 gene encoding cyanohydrin beta-glucosyltransferase-like codes for MGSRYHVVMVAYPAQSHVAPLMQLAGLLHARGAHVTFVHTQLNYRRLVDAKGEAAVRPSSSPSFRVEVIDDGLSASVQQHDVAGVVHALRRNCRGPFRALLRRLPPVTCVVADTVMTFAAMEAREAGVPDVGFFTASACGLMGYFQYGELIKRGLVPLPLQAEAAGDAMATPLHWVPGMSHMRLKDMPSFCHTTDPDDPMVAATLEQMQTALGSKAVVLNTLYELEKEVVDGLAAFFPPLYTVGPLALPEAASAGMDISVWQEDAQCLAWLDKKKASSVVYVNFGSMHVMPAAQLREFALGLASCGFPFLWVKRPDVVDGEEEEQEAEELLAAVARGEGLVVPWCAQPAVLKHKAVGLFLTHCGWNSVLEAVAAGQPLLCWPLFAEQSTNCRQVCEWWGNGAELPKEVEHGAVSALLREMMEGELGREKRAKAAHWKAAAETATRGGGSSCRSLHRLLEHVLLPLRTH; via the coding sequence ATGGGATCGCGATACCATGTGGTGATGGTGGCGTACCCGGCGCAGAGCCACGTCGCGCCATTGATGCAGCTGGCGGGCCTCCTCCACGCCCGCGGCGCCCACGTTACCTTTGTCCACACGCAGCTGAACTACCGGCGCCTGGTGGACGCCAAGGGCGAGGCCGCCGTGCgcccctcctcttccccgagcttcCGCGTGGAGGTCATCGACGACGGCCTCTCCGCCTCGGTGCAGCAGCACGACGTGGCCGGCGTCGTCCACGCCCTGCGCCGCAACTGCCGGGGCCCCTTCCGCGCGCTGCTCAGGAGGCTGCCCCCCGTGACCTGCGTGGTGGCGGACACGGTGATGACCTTCGCGGCCATGGAGGCCCGGGAGGCCGGCGTGCCGGACGTGGGCTTCTTTACCGCGTCGGCGTGCGGCCTCATGGGCTACTTCCAGTACGGCGAGCTCATCAAGCGAGGCcttgtccctctccctctccaagcgGAAGCTGCCGGTGATGCGATGGCGACGCCGCTCCACTGGGTGCCGGGGATGAGCCACATGCGGCTCAAGGACATGCCGTCCTTCTGCCACACCACGGACCCGGACGACCCCATGGTGGCCGCCACCCTGGAGCAGATGCAGACGGCCCTCGGCTCAAAGGCCGTCGTGCTCAACACCCTGTACGAGCTGGAGAAGGAGGTGGTGGACGGGCTGGCCGCCTTCTTCCCGCCGCTCTACACCGTCGGCCCGCTTGCGCTGCCGGAGGCTGCCAGTGCTGGCATGGACATCAGCGTCTGGCAGGAGGACGCCCAGTGCCTGGCTTGGCTGGACAAGAAGAAGGCGTCGTCCGTGGTGTATGTCAACTTCGGCAGCATGCACGTGATGCCGGCCGCGCAGCTGCGGGAGTTCGCGCTCGGGCTGGCCAGCTGCGGCTTCCCGTTCCTGTGGGTAAAGCGGCCCGACGTGGtggacggcgaggaggaggagcaggaggcggaggagTTGCTGGCCGCGGTGGCGCGCGGCGAGGGCCTGGTGGTGCCGTGGTGCGCGCAGCCGGCCGTGCTGAAGCACAAGGCGGTGGGTCTGTTCTTGACCCACTGCGGGTGGAATTCGGTGCTGGAGGCGGTGGCGGCCGGCCAGCCGCTGCTGTGCTGGCCCCTGTTCGCGGAGCAGAGCACCAACTGCAGGCAGGTGTGCGAGTGGTGGGGCAACGGCGCGGAGCTCCCCAAAGAGGTGGAGCACGGCGCCGTGTCGGCGCTGTTGAGGGAGATGATGGAGGGGGAGCTTGGGAGGGAGAAGAGGGCCAAAGCGGCCCACTGGAAGGCGGCCGCCGAAACAGCTACCAGGGGAGGAGGTTCGTCTTGCCGGAGCCTCCACCGCTTGCTGGAACATGTCCTGCTGCCGCTCCGCACACACTGA